One part of the Syngnathus acus chromosome 17, fSynAcu1.2, whole genome shotgun sequence genome encodes these proteins:
- the LOC119137185 gene encoding voltage-dependent calcium channel beta subunit-associated regulatory protein-like, with amino-acid sequence MSNDWPALTSLTENSTDVPLSADQVENYVLLLVLLSVFAGGTLVLLSLLLLFCHRCCMGGRRYSRASDDPEKTNTTYVDDSQPTQEITVRLDETDALSASSCHDGESERFVSTMLTARRVSFNESALYEQERMTEDKGRRYTLTEGDFHHLKKARLTHLHLAPAPCDLKILTIMECDSNESSSVNISEAPTPKLPLTIYQPTERRVSDWLGQSLSGGLPGDTHHSIVLDRIPRRGSLTMEALAGRVADHMTTSTSGQTSVLQFLSKLRRHTSLEGAGPYFKRWKFDGSHRAASLDAKGSPKRRPFQRQRAASETTDHTEDDSSLRNGATGSFPQTPSQTSGLQSLSAESLTQPSVDQTTSVFFHRQNPETVVGEFAGNSRSEVPSWETDDCSNQRQKNTLDNQSGIEEGLKPDAVARTESGRVDTEPLEEDDLFDPQQEAKVVQFEDSTTETGDGVTLDLRQNCEMEVDEEVMLGVDSRPRADSGSSLSFGLRQEILEAQPSLYRDIWSLRASLEQYASSDQSSTDRESIRSDAESVSSLGCARTGQLSSCLSQDLDDEPDAEGEVVEGDVRGAAGGASEMGSGVDGEVGTRKLLQMDSGYTSIETPSKGPEELRIFGTPAAPRGKTATERRLFFTSSGRKGSVCESTDTRLFQEELEDDLTESTEEKHKSSLSLHEPYPLVKPLHPHKQEALSHISSQLLKPASQPCVPHRPRLHRRDYSIDEKTDALFNEFLRHDPRFDQPDSPFRTRHRSRVHLRKQWQRHKQYSDPGSGAGGRYSPSLERQRFTPLPRGDSASYPLDTRYHSTLSRIASAADEEASEIAACEEAAKESAQDASRDGGTSEMRTDETASGQDDVPSSDTKSTSPQQPPARSMDPRVDNRNNNSSPSSSLTDKLAVAVEERLYGGLRRAELAQGGTRSVVTASHTASPDHSPK; translated from the exons ATGAGCAATGATTGGCCTGCTCTGACAAGTCTGACGGAGAACTCTACT GATGTGCCTCTGTCGGCGGACCAGGTGGAAAATTATGTGCTGCTCTTGGTACTGCTGAGTGTTTTCGCCGGGGGGACGCTGGTACTGctctccctgctgctgctcttctgCCACCGCTGCTGCATGGGTGGGCGACGTTACTCTAG AGCAAGTGATGACCCTGAGAAGACAAACACGACTTACGTTGACGATTCTCAGCCCACCCAAG AGATCACCGTTCGACTGGATGAAACGGACGCTCTGTCAGCTTCCAGCTGCCACGACGGGGAGTCCGAGAGGTTCGTTTCCACCATGCTGACGGCTCGCAGGGTCTCCTTCAATGAATCTGCGTTGTACGAACAGGAGAGGATGACAGAGGATAAAGGACGCAG ATACACTCTGACTGAGGGGGATTTCCATCACCTGAAAAAAGCTCGGCTGACTCACCTCCACCTGGCGCCGGCCCCGTGCGACCTCAAGATCCTCACCATCATGGAGTGCGACTCAAATGAGAGCAGTTCTGTTAACATTAGCGAAGCTCCGACTCCCAAACTCCCCCTCACTATCTACCAG CCGACTGAGAGAAGAGTGTCTGACTGGTTGGGTCAAAGCCTTAGTGGAGGTCTACCAGGTGACACACATCACTCCATCGTCCTGGATCGGATTCCCAGACGGGGCTCGCTGACC ATGGAGGCTCTTGCGGGCAGAGTAGCTGACCACATGACCACCAGTACTTCTGGGCAGACTTCAGTTTTACAGTTCTTGTCAAAGCTGCGACGCCACACCAGTCTGGAGGGAGCTGGACCTTATTTCAAGAGGTGGAAGTTTGATGGGAGTCACCGGGCCGCCAGTCTCGATGCTAAAG GGTCCCCGAAGAGAAGACCCTTCCAGCGGCAGAGAGCTGCGAGTGAAACCACTGACCACACTGAGGATGATTCTTCTCTTCGAAATGGTGCAACGGGGTCTTTCCCACAAACTCCAAGTCAGACCAGTGGCCTCCAGTCTCTGTCTGCTGAATCTCTGACTCAACCTTCCGTGGATCAAACCACCTCCGTCTTCTTCCACAG GCAAAATCCGGAGACTGTGGTGGGGGAGTTCGCTGGTAACAGCAGGAGTGAAGTACCATCTTGGGAAACAGATGATTGCTCTAACCAGAGACAAAAGAACACCTTAGACAATCAGTCAGGAATAGAGGAAGGATTAAAACCAGATGCGGTCGCAAGGACTGAGAGCGGCAGGGTTGATACGGAACCTCTAGAGGAGGATGACTTGTTTGATCCACAGCAGGAAGCCAAAGTTGTTCAGTTTGAAGATTCAACCACGGAAACTGGAGACGGCGTAACGTTGGATCTGAGGCAAAATTGCGAGATGGAAGTCGATGAAGAAGTGATGTTAGGAGTTGACAGCAGACCAAGGGCAGATTCAGGTTCTTCTCTTTCATTTGGGCTTCGGCAGGAGATCTTGGAGGCTCAACCTTCTCTTTACAGAGACATCTGGAGCTTGCGAGCCTCCCTGGAGCAATACGCCTCCTCGGACCAGAGCAGCACCGACAGGGAGTCCATCCGTAGCGATGCCGAAAGCGTCTCGTCACTCGGCTGCGCCCGGACTGGGCAGCTGAGTAGCTGCTTGTCCCAAGACCTGGATGATGAACCTGACGCAGAAGGAGAGGTGGTGGAGGGTGACGTCAGAGGGGCGGCGGGCGGGGCCAGCGAGATGGGAAGTGGCGTCGACGGAGAGGTGGGTACCCGCAAGCTCCTCCAGATGGATAGCGGCTATACCTCCATTGAAACGCCATCCAAGGGGCCGGAGGAGTTGCGCATTTTCGGGACTCCCGCAGCCCCTCGTGGGAAGACAGCCACAGAGAGGAGGTTGTTCTTCACAAGCTCAGGGAGGAAAGGTTCTGTGTGCGAGAGCACTGACACCAGGTTGTTCCAGGAGGAGCTGGAAGACGATTTAACCGAAAGCACAGAGGAGAAACACAAAAGTAGTCTCTCGCTCCACGAACCGTATCCCCTCGTCAAACCCCTTCATCCTCACAAACAAGAAGCTCTGTCACACATATCATCTCAGCTCTTGAAGCCGGCCTCTCAGCCCTGCGTCCCTCACCGACCTCGTCTACATCGCCGCGACTACAGCATCGATGAGAAGACGGACGCGCTTTTTAACGAGTTCCTCCGACACGACCCGAGGTTCGACCAGCCAGATTCGCCGTTTCGAACCAGGCACCGCTCCAGAGTACACCTACGGAAGCAGTGGCAAAGACACAAGCAATACAGCGACCCCGGATCGGGGGCCGGGGGTCGCTACTCGCCATCTCTGGAGAGGCAGAGGTTCACCCCGCTCCCGAGAGGTGACAGCGCCAGTTACCCTCTGGACACCAGGTACCACAGCACATTGTCGCGCATCGCCAGCGCGGCGGACGAAGAAGCCAGTGAGATTGCGGCCTGCGAGGAGGCAGCCAAAGAGAGCGCGCAGGACGCATCAAGAGACGGCGGCACCTCGGAGATGAGAACCGACGAGACCGCGAGCGGCCAGGACGACGTTCCTTCTTCCGACACAAAAAGCACAAGCCCTCAGCAGCCCCCCGCGCGCTCTATGGACCCTCGAGTTGACAACaggaacaacaacagcagcccGTCCAGCAGCCTGACAGACAAACTGGCAGTGGCGGTGGAGGAGAGGCTCTACGGCGGCCTACGGAGGGCCGAGCTCGCCCAGGGAGGAACCCGGAGCGTGGTCACGGCCTCACACACCGCCTCGCCTGACCACAGCCCCAAGTAA
- the cirbpa gene encoding cold inducible RNA binding protein a isoform X1: protein MSDEGKLFVGGLNFSTTEDTLASAFGKYGTIEKVDVIRDKETGRSRGFGFVKYENMEDAKDALEAMNGKTLDNRSIRVDEAGKGGRSRGGYGSGGPRGGGGGRFGNSRGRGGYNGDRGYGGGDRGYSDRNFGGGDRSCGGGGGGGGGGYRSGGYSGSYRDNRGQGGYGGDRNSTYRDGYDNYAENN, encoded by the exons ATGTCGGACGAGGGAAAGTTGTTCGTTGGCGGTTTGAACTTCAGCACGACCGAGGACACCTTGGCGTCGGCCTTCGGCAAATATGGAACCATCGAAAAGG tGGATGTGATCAGAGACAAAGAGACTGGAAGGTCCCGTGGTTTTGGCTTCgtgaaatatgaaaatatggAAGATGCTAAGGATGCGTTGGAGGCCATGAACGGAAAG ACTCTGGATAACCGGTCTATCCGTGTGGACGAAGCAGGAAAGGGCGGTCGCTCCAGGGGAGGATACGGCTCCGGCGGACCAcgaggtggtggtggaggcCGTTTTGGGAATTCCAGAGGTAGAG gtGGTTATAATGGAGACAGGGGATATGGTGGTGGCGACAGGGGTTACAGTGACCGAAACTTTGGAGGCGGAGACAGAAgctgtggcggcggcggcggtggcggcggtggcggctaCAGAAGTGGCGGCTACTCTGGCAGCTACAGAGACAATAG GGGGCAAGGTGGCTATGGCGGCGACCGTAACAGCACATACCGCGACGGATACGACAACTATG CTGAAAACAACTAA
- the LOC119137188 gene encoding midnolin-like, protein MRLIVDSSSTGGPLELVVPSGETVDGLRTRLSRQLNVHKDRIVLLHQNKQLTTGKLLEQGVADGSRLTLQVPVVVEAGLFSSSARVKRMVEVLEKLTECEISDFLSGRSPLAIKLAVGVHTMHVQLQLSAQDVAKLQLDKASGALSSPPPKVNMARSARSCCSPTDMTTTSAASPPPLAYSAMQSNPRAVSSMDCHRQATSHQSRPHATLLTPSFHAACPLPATTPVCFSDSTAAPRSPLPASTVRESFPSFTAESIKQPGAVIESFVSHSQGVCSGTFSGTLVPCSRSNVSHRHRGIAIILQILDDLLRAASLHQGAPTSLCPTLDPPAPERKCKQRADEACQVHINSEENQTLHGKLKHLQSLLDQRRHHKQSRRSSQFSQPAHPYRRHHRS, encoded by the exons ATGCGTCTTATCGTCGACTCGAGCTCCACCGGCGGCCCATTGGAGCTCGTCGTCCCAAGTGGAGAGACTGTGGACGGGCTGAGGACGCGCCTCTCTCGTCAACTGAACGTGCACAAGGACAGAATCGTCCTCCTGCACCAAAACAA GCAATTGACTACAGGGAAACTACTGGAGCAAGGTGTAGCAGATGGCAGCAGACTCACCTTACAGGTGCCTGTTGTAGTCGAAGCTGGGTTATTT TCTTCTAGTGCCAGAGTCAAGAGGATGGTCGAGGTTTTGGAGAAGTTAACAGAATGCGAG ATCAGTGATTTCCTGTCTGGACGTTCACCTTTGGCCATTAAACTGGCAGTGGGTGTCCACACAATGCATGTGCAGCTCCAGCTGTCTGCTCAGGATGTGGCTAAGCTGCAGCTGGACAAAGCCTCGGGAGCTCTTAGCAGCCCACCCCCAAAGGTCAACATGGCCCGGTCTGCTCGGAGTTGCTGCTCCCCCACTGACATGACCACCACGTCGGCAGCTTCTCCTCCCCCACTCGCATACTCGGCCATGCAATCCAACCCCCGAGCTGTTTCTTCTATGGACTGCCACCGCCAAGCAACTTCTCATCAGTCCCGTCCACACGCCACTCTTTTAACGCCTTCCTTCCACGCAGCTTGCCCACTTCCAGCCACCACGCCGGTTTGTTTCAGTGACTCCACTGCTGCGCCTCGGAGTCCATTACCTGCCTCCACCGTCAGAGAG tcttttccttccttcacTGCTGAATCCATCAAGCAACCGGGTGCAGTCATAGAAAGTTTTGTCAGTCACTCTCAAGGAGTGTGCTCTGGAACTTTCTCAG GCACTCTGGTGCCGTGCAGTCGGAGCAACGTTAGCCATCGTCACCGCGGCATCGCCATTATTCTGCAGATCCTCGATGACCTCCTCAGAGCTGCCTCACTACACCAAGGGGCTCCGACATCCCTTTGTCCCACTTTGGACCCGCCAGCACCGGAGCgcaaatgcaaacaaaggGCTGATGAGGCTTGCCAAGTCCACATAAACTCAGAAGAGAATCAGACGCTGCACGGCAAGCTAAAGCACTTGCAGTCTCTGTTGGACCAACGGCGTCATCACAAGCAAAGTCGCAGGAGTTCCCAATTTTCACAACCAGCTCACCCGTATCGGCGCCACCATCGATCCTAA
- the stk11 gene encoding serine/threonine-protein kinase STK11, whose protein sequence is MSTGEIHHLNYLNENELMEMDTFIHRIDSTEVIYQPRRKRAKLIGKYLMGDLLGEGSYGKVKEMLDSETLCRRAVKILKKKKLRRIPNGEANVKKEIQLLRRLQHKNVIQLVDVLYNEEKQKMYMVMEYCVCGMQEMLDSVPEKRFPIFQAHGYFCQLLDGLEYLHSQGIVHKDIKPGNLLLTTDGALKISDLGVAEALHPFAEDDTCRTSQGSPAFQPPEIANGLDTFSGFKVDIWSAGVTLYNITTSLYPFEGDNIYKLFENIGKGEFTIPEECGPLLSDLLRGMLEYDPAKRFSIQNIRQHNWVRKKHPPTELPVPIPASAESRDPWRSMTVVPYLEDLHGYTEDDDDELYDGEDEFIYTQDFTMPGQVAEDDHELEHEDYSPPTAKPFCVNGTEAGSLNSKAKSERRSSSSSNPSRKGVSTASKIRKLSTCKQQ, encoded by the exons ATGAGTACCGGGGAGATACATCACCTGAACTACCTGAATGAAAACGAACTGATGGAGATGGACACGTTCATTCACCGCATCGATTCTACTGAGGTGATTTATCAGCCGCGCAGGAAGAGAGCGAAGTTGATAGGGAAGTACTTGATGGGGGACCTGCTGGGGGAGGGATCATATGGCAAAGTGAAAGAGATGCTGGACTCTGAAACCCTCTGCCGCAGGGCTGTCAAGATactgaaaaagaagaagtTAAGGAGGATTCCCAACGGAGAAGCCAATGTGAAAAA GGAGATTCAGCTGCTAAGAAGACTCCAACACAAGAATGTGATTCAATTGGTGGACGTTCTCTATAATGAGGagaagcaaaaaat GTATATGGTGATGGAGTATTGCGTGTGCGGGATGCAAGAAATGCTGGACAGCGTCCCGGAAAAAAGGTTTCCTATATTTCAAGCTCACGG GTACTTTTGCCAACTCTTAGATGGCCTTGAATATTTGCACAGCCAGGGAATTGTTCACAAAGACATTAAACCAGGCAATCTGCTGTTGACCACAGATGGGGCACTTAAAATCTCGGATCTGGGTGTAGCTGAG GCCCTGCACCCTTTTGCCGAGGACGACACGTGTCGAACGAGTCAGGGCTCTCCGGCCTTTCAGCCGCCAGAGATTGCCAACGGCCTGGATACATTTTCAGGGTTTAAAGTGGACATTTGGTCTGCGGGAGTAACACT ATACAACATTACTACGAGTCTTTATCCGTTTGAGGGGGACAACATCTATAAGCTATTTGAGAACATCGGCAAAGGAGAATTTACTATTCCTGAGGAGTGCGGACCGCTCCTCTCAGACCTGCTGCGAG GAATGCTCGAGTATGACCCTGCAAAGAGGTTTTCCATACAAAATATAAGACAACACAA CTGGGTGCGTAAGAAACACCCACCGACGGAGCTCCCCGTGCCCATCCCCGCCAGCGCAGAGAGCCGAGACCCTTGGCGCAGTATGACGGTGGTGCCCTACTTGGAGGACCTCCACGGCTACACTGAAGACGACGATGACGAGCTTTATGACGGAGAAGACGAGTTCATCTACACTCAGGATTTTACAATGCCAG GACAAGTGGCCGAAGATGATCACGAACTGGAGCACGAGGACTACAGCCCGCCTACGGCCAAGCCCTTTTGCGTGAACGGAACCGAGGCGGGCTCTCtgaacagcaaggccaaaagCGAACGACGATCTTCGTCCTCGTCCAACCCCTCGCGCAAAGGGGTCTCCACGGCGAGCAAGATCCGCAAGCTCTCCACCTGCAAGCAGCAATGA
- the ndufa13 gene encoding NADH dehydrogenase [ubiquinone] 1 alpha subcomplex subunit 13 has protein sequence MASSKVKQDMPPPGGYAGFDYKRNLPKRGLSGYSMFGIGIGIMIFGYWRIFKWNRERRRLQIEELEARIAMMPLLQAEQDRRNLRMLRENLEEEAILMKDVPGWKVGESVFHTERWVPPMSEELFNLRPREQFLHKRFGFLWYV, from the exons ATGGCGAGCTCCAAGGTGAAGCAGGACATGCCTCCTCCCGGGGGTTATGCCGGCTTCGACTACAAGCGAAATTTACCCAAAAGAGGACTCTCGG GTTACAGCATGTTTGGCATTGGCATCGGCATCATGATATTCGGCTACTGGAGAATTTTTAAGTGGAACCGTGAGAGGAG GCGCTTACAGATCGAGGAGCTGGAAGCCAGGATAGCCATGATGCCGCTATTGCAGGCGGAGCAAGACCGCAG GAACTTGCGGATGTTGAGGGAAAATCTAGAAGAGGAGGCAATTCTCATGAAGGATGTTCCCGGGTGGAAG gtgggtgagagCGTCTTTCACACAGAGCGCTGGGTACCCCCTATGTCCGAAGAACTCTTCAACCTCAGGCCCCGGGAACAGTTTTTGCACAAGCGCTTTGGCTTCTTGTGGTATGTGTAA
- the cirbpa gene encoding cold inducible RNA binding protein a isoform X5: MSDEGKLFVGGLNFSTTEDTLASAFGKYGTIEKVDVIRDKETGRSRGFGFVKYENMEDAKDALEAMNGKTLDNRSIRVDEAGKGGRSRGGYGSGGPRGGYNGDRGYGGGDRGYSDRNFGGGDRSCGGGGGGGGGGYRSGGYSGSYRDNRGQGGYGGDRNSTYRDGYDNYAENN; encoded by the exons ATGTCGGACGAGGGAAAGTTGTTCGTTGGCGGTTTGAACTTCAGCACGACCGAGGACACCTTGGCGTCGGCCTTCGGCAAATATGGAACCATCGAAAAGG tGGATGTGATCAGAGACAAAGAGACTGGAAGGTCCCGTGGTTTTGGCTTCgtgaaatatgaaaatatggAAGATGCTAAGGATGCGTTGGAGGCCATGAACGGAAAG ACTCTGGATAACCGGTCTATCCGTGTGGACGAAGCAGGAAAGGGCGGTCGCTCCAGGGGAGGATACGGCTCCGGCGGACCAcgag gtGGTTATAATGGAGACAGGGGATATGGTGGTGGCGACAGGGGTTACAGTGACCGAAACTTTGGAGGCGGAGACAGAAgctgtggcggcggcggcggtggcggcggtggcggctaCAGAAGTGGCGGCTACTCTGGCAGCTACAGAGACAATAG GGGGCAAGGTGGCTATGGCGGCGACCGTAACAGCACATACCGCGACGGATACGACAACTATG CTGAAAACAACTAA
- the cirbpa gene encoding cold inducible RNA binding protein a isoform X4, with protein MSDEGKLFVGGLNFSTTEDTLASAFGKYGTIEKVDVIRDKETGRSRGFGFVKYENMEDAKDALEAMNGKTLDNRSIRVDEAGKGGRSRGGYGSGGPRGGGGGRFGNSRGGYNGDRGYGGGDRGYSDRNFGGGDRSCGGGGGGGGGGYRSGGYSGSYRDNRGQGGYGGDRNSTYRDGYDNYDW; from the exons ATGTCGGACGAGGGAAAGTTGTTCGTTGGCGGTTTGAACTTCAGCACGACCGAGGACACCTTGGCGTCGGCCTTCGGCAAATATGGAACCATCGAAAAGG tGGATGTGATCAGAGACAAAGAGACTGGAAGGTCCCGTGGTTTTGGCTTCgtgaaatatgaaaatatggAAGATGCTAAGGATGCGTTGGAGGCCATGAACGGAAAG ACTCTGGATAACCGGTCTATCCGTGTGGACGAAGCAGGAAAGGGCGGTCGCTCCAGGGGAGGATACGGCTCCGGCGGACCAcgaggtggtggtggaggcCGTTTTGGGAATTCCAGAG gtGGTTATAATGGAGACAGGGGATATGGTGGTGGCGACAGGGGTTACAGTGACCGAAACTTTGGAGGCGGAGACAGAAgctgtggcggcggcggcggtggcggcggtggcggctaCAGAAGTGGCGGCTACTCTGGCAGCTACAGAGACAATAG GGGGCAAGGTGGCTATGGCGGCGACCGTAACAGCACATACCGCGACGGATACGACAACTATG ACTGGTGA
- the cirbpa gene encoding cold inducible RNA binding protein a isoform X3, with amino-acid sequence MSDEGKLFVGGLNFSTTEDTLASAFGKYGTIEKVDVIRDKETGRSRGFGFVKYENMEDAKDALEAMNGKTLDNRSIRVDEAGKGGRSRGGYGSGGPRGGGGGRFGNSRGRGGYNGDRGYGGGDRGYSDRNFGGGDRSCGGGGGGGGGGYRSGGYSGSYRDNRGQGGYGGDRNSTYRDGYDNYDW; translated from the exons ATGTCGGACGAGGGAAAGTTGTTCGTTGGCGGTTTGAACTTCAGCACGACCGAGGACACCTTGGCGTCGGCCTTCGGCAAATATGGAACCATCGAAAAGG tGGATGTGATCAGAGACAAAGAGACTGGAAGGTCCCGTGGTTTTGGCTTCgtgaaatatgaaaatatggAAGATGCTAAGGATGCGTTGGAGGCCATGAACGGAAAG ACTCTGGATAACCGGTCTATCCGTGTGGACGAAGCAGGAAAGGGCGGTCGCTCCAGGGGAGGATACGGCTCCGGCGGACCAcgaggtggtggtggaggcCGTTTTGGGAATTCCAGAGGTAGAG gtGGTTATAATGGAGACAGGGGATATGGTGGTGGCGACAGGGGTTACAGTGACCGAAACTTTGGAGGCGGAGACAGAAgctgtggcggcggcggcggtggcggcggtggcggctaCAGAAGTGGCGGCTACTCTGGCAGCTACAGAGACAATAG GGGGCAAGGTGGCTATGGCGGCGACCGTAACAGCACATACCGCGACGGATACGACAACTATG ACTGGTGA
- the cirbpa gene encoding cold inducible RNA binding protein a isoform X2 encodes MSDEGKLFVGGLNFSTTEDTLASAFGKYGTIEKVDVIRDKETGRSRGFGFVKYENMEDAKDALEAMNGKTLDNRSIRVDEAGKGGRSRGGYGSGGPRGGGGGRFGNSRGGYNGDRGYGGGDRGYSDRNFGGGDRSCGGGGGGGGGGYRSGGYSGSYRDNRGQGGYGGDRNSTYRDGYDNYAENN; translated from the exons ATGTCGGACGAGGGAAAGTTGTTCGTTGGCGGTTTGAACTTCAGCACGACCGAGGACACCTTGGCGTCGGCCTTCGGCAAATATGGAACCATCGAAAAGG tGGATGTGATCAGAGACAAAGAGACTGGAAGGTCCCGTGGTTTTGGCTTCgtgaaatatgaaaatatggAAGATGCTAAGGATGCGTTGGAGGCCATGAACGGAAAG ACTCTGGATAACCGGTCTATCCGTGTGGACGAAGCAGGAAAGGGCGGTCGCTCCAGGGGAGGATACGGCTCCGGCGGACCAcgaggtggtggtggaggcCGTTTTGGGAATTCCAGAG gtGGTTATAATGGAGACAGGGGATATGGTGGTGGCGACAGGGGTTACAGTGACCGAAACTTTGGAGGCGGAGACAGAAgctgtggcggcggcggcggtggcggcggtggcggctaCAGAAGTGGCGGCTACTCTGGCAGCTACAGAGACAATAG GGGGCAAGGTGGCTATGGCGGCGACCGTAACAGCACATACCGCGACGGATACGACAACTATG CTGAAAACAACTAA